One part of the Orenia metallireducens genome encodes these proteins:
- a CDS encoding type Z 30S ribosomal protein S14, whose translation MARKAKVNKANRKPKFSTRQEHRCRKCGRPHGVIRKFELCRLCFRELAHEGKLPGVKKASW comes from the coding sequence GTGGCTCGTAAAGCAAAAGTAAATAAGGCAAATAGAAAGCCTAAATTTTCTACAAGACAAGAACACAGATGTCGTAAGTGTGGACGACCTCATGGTGTTATCCGTAAATTTGAATTATGTAGACTTTGTTTTAGAGAACTAGCTCATGAAGGTAAATTACCAGGAGTTAAGAAAGCTAGTTGGTAA
- a CDS encoding glycosyltransferase yields MKVAILTMFNGLDRTYSLVNIVAEQLKMLLNNNIDTKVLVSEHCPDNSRHGIFADEKIEWIKITNTYNGEQIHWYDYSQAKGEVHNTFFDEAEVIAKDLVNKLADVDVCIMHDIHYQGWHLIHNVAVRKAQKELPNLKFIAFTHSFPVNRPPNIQKPFSARYTPMPNTIYIYPTYSGIPALAQQYNLPEGKCRVVNNSLNLLEDMSEETKLIAEKTNLFSPDILMIYPGRLTTGKRFEKVAAFAGAMKTQTEKSVKIIFCDFKSADIEPKAYKVIIKKTGIKFGLKEDDIFFTSDIGYPHGIPRKTVLELFTLSNLFVCPSYSESFGLTVLEAASRGNFLVLNEGVPALEELGKKLNAYFMRWDARNFGFDTKENYKPSEVAYYQEHSEIIVNLMRQNQLIHSKTMVRQRYSPQWIWKNQLEPLLEE; encoded by the coding sequence ATGAAAGTAGCTATTTTGACAATGTTTAATGGACTTGACCGAACCTATTCTCTAGTTAATATAGTAGCAGAACAATTAAAGATGTTACTTAATAACAACATTGATACTAAAGTACTTGTTAGTGAACATTGTCCTGATAACAGTCGCCATGGTATTTTTGCTGATGAGAAGATTGAATGGATTAAAATAACAAATACCTATAATGGTGAACAAATTCATTGGTATGATTATTCTCAAGCTAAAGGAGAGGTACATAATACCTTTTTTGATGAAGCGGAAGTAATTGCCAAAGATTTAGTAAATAAATTAGCAGATGTAGATGTTTGTATCATGCATGATATTCATTATCAAGGTTGGCATCTTATTCATAATGTTGCAGTTAGAAAAGCACAAAAAGAATTACCTAATCTAAAATTTATTGCTTTTACCCATTCCTTTCCTGTTAATCGACCACCGAACATACAAAAACCTTTTTCAGCTCGTTATACTCCAATGCCTAATACTATCTATATATATCCCACTTATTCTGGTATCCCTGCCCTTGCTCAACAATATAACCTACCTGAAGGAAAGTGTCGAGTCGTCAATAATAGTTTGAATCTACTTGAAGATATGAGTGAAGAAACCAAGCTTATTGCTGAAAAGACTAATCTCTTTTCACCTGATATTCTAATGATATATCCTGGTAGATTAACAACAGGTAAGAGATTTGAAAAGGTTGCTGCCTTTGCAGGCGCAATGAAAACTCAAACTGAAAAAAGTGTTAAAATAATCTTTTGTGATTTTAAATCTGCTGATATTGAACCTAAAGCATATAAAGTAATTATCAAAAAAACGGGGATTAAATTTGGTCTTAAAGAAGATGATATCTTCTTTACCTCTGATATTGGTTATCCCCATGGTATACCCCGAAAAACCGTTTTAGAGCTCTTTACGTTATCTAATTTATTTGTCTGTCCTTCCTATTCTGAATCCTTCGGTTTAACAGTTTTAGAAGCAGCAAGTAGAGGTAACTTTTTAGTTCTAAATGAAGGTGTTCCAGCATTAGAGGAGTTAGGCAAAAAATTAAACGCTTACTTTATGAGATGGGATGCTCGTAATTTTGGTTTTGATACAAAAGAGAATTATAAGCCTTCAGAAGTAGCCTATTATCAAGAACATTCAGAGATTATAGTAAATCTAATGAGACAAAATCAGCTTATCCACTCTAAAACTATGGTTAGACAACGCTATAGTCCACAATGGATTTGGAAGAATCAATTAGAACCTTTATTAGAAGAATAA
- a CDS encoding glycosyltransferase, producing MPYYSFVILCYNNWEMSKQAIDTLINSINNKYKAKGIELIIVNNGSTDNTSDGIKKLQRDYTNYSIEIISLNLEENMGYPVGINLGLAKCRGKMVTILNNDLIFPADWFDGLVDILEKKEDIGVAAPYLSYACSSQNVGVKLNSQEEISDFAKEFMKNNKQKISYPLRVIGACLVFKREVIDKIGGNDFWFGIGLCDDDDLSLRTVIAGYKIAITGSSFVYHLGTVTFNQQVHELNCALSSNHPKLSMKWNLQPHGEYQSREDIIDNINYSKDEHYFPTKIREFNGIEPPIIDKNQEERLLLVADWNNHKSKWKEKLISILDNIDQEELYIWIPKGYFLTDQISAEVKEILDSKIVETTKIKFYYQNIAPINLLKFLNSFDTIFTVDNDFVNRYIVYLAEEISIPTK from the coding sequence GTGCCTTATTATAGTTTCGTCATCTTATGTTATAATAACTGGGAAATGTCTAAACAGGCTATTGATACTTTAATAAACTCCATAAATAACAAATATAAAGCTAAAGGTATTGAATTGATCATTGTTAATAATGGATCAACTGATAATACAAGTGATGGTATTAAAAAGTTACAAAGAGACTATACAAATTACTCTATTGAAATCATTTCCCTTAATTTAGAAGAGAATATGGGGTATCCAGTAGGAATTAATCTAGGATTGGCTAAGTGTAGAGGTAAAATGGTAACTATCTTAAATAATGATCTAATCTTCCCAGCAGATTGGTTTGATGGCTTAGTCGATATATTGGAAAAGAAGGAGGATATCGGAGTAGCAGCACCCTACTTATCTTATGCTTGTAGCTCTCAAAATGTAGGTGTTAAACTTAATTCTCAAGAAGAGATAAGTGATTTTGCTAAAGAATTTATGAAAAATAATAAACAAAAGATAAGCTATCCCTTAAGAGTAATAGGAGCTTGCCTTGTCTTTAAACGAGAGGTTATTGATAAGATTGGAGGCAATGATTTCTGGTTTGGTATAGGACTCTGTGATGATGATGATCTATCCCTTAGAACAGTAATTGCAGGGTATAAGATAGCTATAACAGGTAGCTCCTTTGTCTACCATCTAGGAACGGTAACCTTTAATCAGCAAGTCCATGAGCTTAATTGTGCTTTGAGTTCAAATCATCCAAAATTATCAATGAAATGGAACTTACAACCCCATGGAGAATACCAATCTAGAGAAGATATAATAGATAATATTAATTATAGTAAAGATGAACATTACTTCCCTACAAAGATAAGAGAATTTAATGGAATAGAGCCCCCTATAATAGATAAAAATCAAGAAGAGAGATTACTTTTAGTCGCTGACTGGAATAATCATAAATCCAAATGGAAAGAGAAGTTAATTTCAATTTTGGATAATATCGATCAAGAAGAACTTTATATCTGGATACCTAAGGGATACTTTTTAACAGATCAAATATCTGCTGAAGTTAAGGAGATTCTAGATTCAAAAATCGTTGAAACTACAAAAATTAAATTCTATTACCAGAATATTGCTCCAATTAACTTACTAAAGTTTTTAAATTCCTTTGATACTATTTTTACAGTTGATAATGATTTTGTTAATAGATATATAGTCTATTTAGCAGAAGAAATTTCAATACCTACTAAATAA
- a CDS encoding DUF7164 domain-containing protein, with the protein MKRAIVVFVEDKRPLKLQLQGLYTSYKYISSKDTDLVVFGTKEALEWVPDDCIKVEYNILSEPDVFLNYRFINSISCLVGSQADFLDKYDLILRTDADTFLTPAWDSFYPDLYTVGQGGYANNDEVRENIKRVADYFELRHQGIHNLGSTHYGNARLVREVSKLALSISEYLLATEFKDTEGAWPGWYSGVTTMYSCEIAVNHLVEKFIVDGTKLDYGSAATDSIATHPHIHCWHTDSMFSKFQFEAGNYDHLSTENLDIDKVHNYCLYMALKSQENK; encoded by the coding sequence TTGAAAAGAGCTATAGTTGTGTTTGTTGAAGATAAAAGACCACTTAAGTTACAACTCCAAGGTCTATATACCTCATATAAGTATATAAGCTCTAAAGATACAGATTTAGTTGTATTTGGGACGAAGGAGGCTCTAGAATGGGTGCCAGATGATTGTATTAAAGTAGAGTATAATATTTTAAGTGAACCTGATGTATTTTTGAATTATCGCTTTATCAATTCAATTAGTTGTTTAGTTGGTAGCCAAGCTGATTTTTTAGATAAATATGACTTGATTTTGAGAACAGATGCTGATACTTTTTTGACTCCTGCTTGGGATTCTTTTTACCCTGATTTATATACAGTTGGGCAAGGGGGATATGCCAATAATGATGAAGTTAGAGAGAACATTAAAAGAGTAGCTGACTATTTTGAGCTTAGGCACCAAGGGATTCATAACCTAGGCTCAACCCATTATGGAAATGCCAGATTAGTAAGAGAGGTTTCTAAATTGGCTTTATCAATATCAGAGTATTTATTGGCAACTGAATTTAAAGATACTGAAGGTGCATGGCCTGGATGGTATAGTGGGGTAACAACTATGTATAGTTGTGAAATTGCAGTCAATCACCTTGTAGAAAAATTTATAGTTGATGGAACAAAGCTCGACTATGGTAGTGCTGCAACTGATTCAATTGCTACCCATCCCCATATCCATTGCTGGCATACTGATAGTATGTTCTCTAAATTTCAATTCGAAGCAGGTAACTATGATCATTTATCTACTGAAAATCTTGATATTGATAAGGTTCATAATTATTGTTTATATATGGCACTTAAATCACAAGAAAATAAGTAA
- a CDS encoding serine/threonine protein kinase: MDIKKIKNYDIDLNPVGKGNYSEVFLAKDLNQQSTVAIKVSSCIDMSKYEATVMKNYGSHPLFPKFYDFFIIEDKAYIVMEYFPGKGIGHWNYHSTIDIGRKNEQEAISITLKVLQGLEHLHQIGFAHHDLLPKNILFRDEIPAKIKIIDFGLAKELNYEKNHKYKVGDISAAATLCIYLINGVVSKIPLDDLKTISSDLREVLSKAFEPNLGKRYQSATEFIKVIQPLVH; this comes from the coding sequence ATGGATATTAAAAAGATAAAAAATTATGACATTGATTTAAATCCAGTTGGAAAAGGAAATTATTCAGAGGTTTTCTTGGCTAAAGATCTCAATCAACAAAGCACAGTTGCCATCAAAGTTTCATCTTGTATTGATATGTCTAAATATGAAGCTACTGTGATGAAAAACTATGGTTCCCATCCTCTTTTTCCCAAATTCTATGATTTTTTTATAATAGAAGATAAAGCTTATATTGTAATGGAATACTTTCCTGGAAAAGGGATTGGACATTGGAATTATCATTCCACCATAGATATAGGGAGGAAGAATGAACAAGAAGCGATTTCAATTACTTTAAAAGTATTACAAGGATTAGAACACCTTCATCAGATAGGTTTTGCTCATCATGATCTATTGCCAAAAAATATATTATTTAGGGATGAAATCCCTGCCAAAATAAAAATAATTGATTTTGGTTTAGCAAAAGAATTAAATTATGAAAAGAATCATAAGTATAAAGTTGGTGATATATCTGCAGCAGCAACGCTGTGTATTTATTTAATTAATGGAGTTGTTTCTAAAATACCACTTGATGATTTAAAAACAATATCTAGTGATTTAAGAGAAGTGTTATCTAAAGCCTTTGAACCTAATTTAGGAAAACGATATCAATCTGCAACAGAATTTATTAAAGTTATACAACCTTTAGTCCACTAA
- a CDS encoding O-acetylhomoserine aminocarboxypropyltransferase/cysteine synthase family protein: MSSREGKYGFETVALHGGYNPKQDSQNSRAVPIYQTTSYIFDDADHAARLFALEEAGNIYSRIMNPTHDVFEKRLAELEGAEAGLVTSSGMSAIHLTAITLAEGGGEIVASKYLYGGTYNLFSTTLPKYGIDTNFVDPHDFNAWEEAINENTKFLYLESPGNPTLDIVDIEKVAEIAHKHDLKLVVDNTFCTPYLSRPIEFGADIVVHSATKYIGGHGSSIGGIIVGPADFLLKARVEGYRDIGPAASPFNTWLFIQGLETLALRMERHSENALKVAQWLEAHPQVEWVRYPGLESHPQHELAKKQQKAFGGMLCFGIKGGVKAGKALINNVELCSLLANVGDSRTLIIHPASTTHEQLSAEEQKAAGITANLIRVSVGIERVEDIIGDLEQSFKKVNK, from the coding sequence ATGAGTAGTAGAGAAGGAAAATATGGATTTGAAACAGTTGCTTTACATGGAGGGTATAATCCAAAACAGGATAGTCAAAATTCAAGGGCAGTACCTATTTATCAGACGACTTCTTATATTTTCGATGATGCTGACCATGCAGCTAGATTATTTGCTTTAGAGGAAGCTGGTAATATCTATTCAAGAATTATGAATCCTACCCATGATGTATTTGAGAAGAGATTAGCAGAATTAGAGGGTGCAGAGGCAGGCTTGGTTACCTCTTCAGGTATGTCTGCTATCCACTTAACAGCTATTACTTTGGCTGAAGGTGGAGGAGAGATAGTAGCTTCTAAGTATTTATATGGAGGTACTTATAATCTTTTTTCTACGACCTTACCTAAGTATGGAATTGATACTAACTTTGTTGACCCCCATGATTTTAATGCTTGGGAAGAAGCTATTAATGAGAATACTAAGTTCTTATATTTAGAGAGTCCAGGAAATCCTACTTTAGATATAGTTGATATCGAGAAGGTGGCTGAGATTGCCCATAAGCACGATTTAAAATTGGTAGTAGATAATACTTTCTGTACACCATACTTGTCTCGTCCAATTGAATTTGGTGCTGATATTGTAGTCCATTCAGCTACTAAATATATCGGTGGTCATGGTAGCTCAATTGGTGGAATTATTGTAGGTCCTGCAGATTTTCTATTAAAGGCAAGAGTAGAGGGTTATCGTGATATTGGACCAGCAGCAAGCCCTTTCAATACTTGGCTATTCATTCAAGGCTTAGAGACTTTAGCACTTAGGATGGAGAGGCATTCCGAAAATGCTCTAAAGGTAGCTCAATGGTTAGAAGCTCATCCACAGGTAGAGTGGGTTAGATATCCTGGGTTAGAGAGCCATCCACAGCATGAACTTGCTAAGAAACAACAGAAAGCCTTTGGTGGAATGTTATGTTTTGGAATCAAAGGTGGAGTTAAAGCAGGGAAAGCTTTAATCAATAATGTTGAATTATGTTCATTATTAGCTAATGTTGGAGACTCTAGAACACTAATTATCCATCCAGCATCTACTACTCATGAGCAATTATCAGCAGAAGAGCAAAAAGCAGCAGGTATTACAGCTAATTTAATTAGAGTATCTGTAGGAATTGAAAGAGTAGAGGATATTATTGGAGATTTAGAGCAATCTTTTAAGAAAGTGAATAAATAA
- a CDS encoding ABC transporter substrate-binding protein, translated as MSKNQKQGLNWKLLIIIILLVFIISGGITFYIKYQKITETRPFTIDPEITIDPNKGYHISYWDYNLLIGQDEDYNQFIKEVIEEFNTKYPNIKVTYKLLPFSTGEQKLREALELGNPPDIYHDIFSRRLISEELQIPVNLLFREGDQGSYNQLGISALTYDNKIWGLPNWLLPQIWVGNQRMLDVSKINLAKIKAQGWSWDEFCQSAIKIKGLQDDSYIVFNPYNSEIFYQLLDTMDNNNLLSVEDSSLNREVLVTIFTFLDKLRKEKVFPRKINKMNKRLVAGFWEGEAGMIAPVNIFLLNNLLKRNLKERYIDLTLLPIPSNSKEHKVPIKVISLLLFRQEEYQGDDHSKAVYQFAKFINQEKSLYLAQRLKVMPAYIPLQDIWQEKVSLSTNLKEEIISYINRGNYRRITSKYSLESKLRQIIDKHYQEFWLKTLSVDRVVDDIIDESIKYLNRDKTKKVEEN; from the coding sequence TTGAGTAAAAATCAAAAACAAGGTTTAAATTGGAAGTTACTCATAATCATAATCTTGCTTGTTTTTATAATCAGTGGTGGGATTACCTTCTATATTAAATATCAAAAAATAACTGAAACTAGGCCTTTTACTATTGACCCTGAAATAACTATAGATCCTAATAAAGGATATCATATCAGCTATTGGGATTATAATCTTTTGATAGGTCAGGATGAAGATTATAATCAATTCATCAAGGAGGTCATTGAGGAGTTCAATACTAAATACCCTAATATTAAGGTTACTTATAAGCTATTACCTTTCTCTACAGGAGAGCAAAAACTAAGGGAAGCATTAGAATTGGGGAATCCCCCAGATATCTATCATGATATCTTCTCTAGAAGGTTGATTAGTGAAGAATTACAGATTCCTGTTAATCTACTATTTAGAGAAGGTGATCAAGGTAGTTATAATCAACTAGGAATATCAGCTCTAACCTATGATAATAAGATATGGGGTCTGCCTAACTGGTTGCTTCCTCAAATCTGGGTAGGTAATCAAAGGATGTTAGATGTAAGTAAGATCAATTTAGCTAAGATTAAAGCTCAAGGATGGAGTTGGGATGAGTTTTGCCAGAGTGCTATTAAGATTAAAGGTCTACAAGATGATTCTTATATTGTCTTTAATCCTTATAATTCAGAAATATTCTATCAGTTATTAGATACTATGGATAATAATAATTTATTATCTGTTGAGGATAGTTCTTTGAATAGAGAAGTTTTAGTTACTATCTTTACCTTTTTAGATAAGTTACGTAAAGAGAAAGTATTCCCAAGAAAGATAAATAAAATGAATAAAAGATTAGTAGCAGGCTTTTGGGAAGGGGAAGCTGGCATGATAGCACCAGTCAATATCTTTTTATTAAATAACTTACTGAAGCGAAATTTAAAGGAAAGGTATATTGATCTAACTCTATTACCTATTCCAAGTAATTCAAAGGAGCATAAAGTACCGATAAAAGTTATTTCTTTACTTCTCTTTAGACAAGAAGAGTATCAAGGTGATGATCATAGTAAAGCAGTTTATCAGTTTGCTAAATTCATCAATCAAGAGAAGAGTTTATATCTAGCTCAAAGGTTGAAGGTTATGCCTGCGTATATACCCTTACAAGATATTTGGCAAGAAAAAGTAAGTTTAAGTACCAACTTGAAAGAAGAGATTATAAGTTATATTAATAGGGGAAACTATAGAAGAATAACATCTAAGTACAGCCTAGAAAGTAAGTTAAGGCAGATAATCGATAAGCATTATCAGGAGTTTTGGCTTAAAACTTTAAGTGTAGATAGAGTAGTTGATGATATTATCGATGAAAGTATAAAGTATTTGAATAGAGATAAAACAAAAAAGGTTGAGGAAAATTAA
- a CDS encoding L,D-transpeptidase family protein — translation MNLIRIFTLCILILTFSLSNSLAVEVKENCDCQDLRQISLQQPAMKGDDIWELQYQLKELGFYKGALNSTYDWNTYLAFRNFQYSKGLEETGVVTEQTWLDLADELNKRLPIETSNNKLALPKGEVSILVNGYKRQMIVYSDGEPFHTFPVAVGKPSTKSPVGEWAVIAKDKDWGGGFGVRWMRLNVPWGIYGIHGTNKPGSIGRAASHGCIRMFNRDVKVLFEWVKIGTRVKIIGPRDKVEMKYDIRPGRVGEDVLILQEELRKHGFNPGYTDGRFGKDSKQAMEELKYLYGLTDDLVADKNVFYILNIK, via the coding sequence TTGAATCTGATAAGAATATTTACTCTTTGTATATTAATCCTTACTTTCTCTCTGTCTAATAGCCTAGCAGTAGAGGTTAAAGAGAATTGTGACTGTCAGGATTTACGTCAAATTTCTCTACAGCAGCCAGCGATGAAAGGAGATGATATTTGGGAACTACAGTATCAATTAAAGGAGTTAGGTTTTTATAAAGGTGCTTTGAATTCAACTTATGATTGGAACACCTATCTTGCTTTTAGAAATTTCCAATATAGTAAAGGTTTAGAGGAAACAGGTGTAGTTACTGAGCAGACTTGGTTGGACTTGGCTGATGAATTGAATAAAAGGTTACCAATAGAAACTAGTAATAACAAATTAGCTTTACCTAAAGGAGAAGTTTCTATTTTAGTAAATGGTTATAAACGGCAGATGATAGTCTATTCTGATGGTGAACCCTTTCATACCTTTCCAGTAGCAGTAGGAAAACCTTCCACCAAATCTCCTGTAGGTGAATGGGCAGTAATTGCCAAAGATAAGGATTGGGGTGGTGGTTTTGGAGTAAGGTGGATGAGGTTGAATGTTCCTTGGGGGATCTATGGGATACATGGTACAAATAAACCTGGCTCTATTGGAAGAGCTGCCAGCCATGGCTGTATTAGAATGTTCAATCGTGATGTTAAAGTACTTTTTGAATGGGTTAAGATAGGTACTAGAGTTAAGATTATCGGTCCAAGGGATAAAGTAGAGATGAAGTATGATATTAGACCTGGCAGAGTAGGTGAAGATGTTTTAATATTACAAGAAGAGTTAAGAAAGCATGGTTTTAATCCAGGTTATACCGATGGTAGATTTGGAAAAGACAGTAAGCAGGCAATGGAGGAGCTTAAATATCTTTATGGTTTAACAGATGACTTAGTTGCTGATAAGAATGTTTTCTATATTCTAAATATCAAATAA
- the thiI gene encoding tRNA uracil 4-sulfurtransferase ThiI, which yields MKRLYLIRYGEIGLKGKNRFMFEDKLISNIIKTLKKESDELDVYKTYGRIYVETDLARDKVISKLQKVFGIVGIAPACEVELDVDQVKNASLEMVQEALPKSGVTTFKVNARRNNKSFPLNSMELNRELGAHILINTEDGRLEVDVHNPELMVNVEVRKKAVYIYTQDIPGSGGLPVGVTGTAGLLLSGGIDSPVAGWMLMKRGVKIVPIYFHSFPFTSDRAKEKVIDLAETLATYQGETKLHVVHFTDIQTEMNDKCPAELTTIIMRRIMMRIAEQITLNNGGKSLLTGESMGQVASQTMESMYVTNMVPEMPVFRPLIGLDKVEIIEIAKRIGTYETSIQPYEDCCTVFVPEKPATKATPEDVEEGEKDLHIDDLIEKAIDEVEVITINPYK from the coding sequence GTGAAGAGGTTATATTTGATTCGTTATGGTGAGATTGGTTTGAAAGGTAAGAATAGATTTATGTTTGAGGATAAGTTAATCTCTAATATAATCAAGACTTTAAAGAAGGAATCTGATGAATTAGATGTTTATAAGACTTATGGTCGGATTTATGTAGAGACTGATCTTGCCAGAGATAAGGTTATCAGTAAATTGCAGAAGGTCTTTGGAATTGTTGGTATAGCTCCTGCATGTGAAGTGGAACTGGATGTAGATCAGGTTAAGAATGCTTCCTTAGAGATGGTACAAGAGGCTTTACCTAAATCAGGAGTAACTACCTTTAAAGTCAATGCTCGCCGTAATAATAAGTCTTTCCCATTAAATAGTATGGAATTAAATCGAGAGTTGGGTGCCCATATCCTAATCAACACTGAAGATGGGCGATTAGAGGTAGATGTCCATAATCCTGAATTGATGGTTAATGTAGAGGTTAGAAAGAAAGCAGTCTATATCTATACTCAGGATATCCCTGGTAGTGGTGGATTGCCTGTTGGAGTAACAGGAACAGCAGGTTTATTATTGTCAGGGGGAATCGATAGTCCTGTAGCTGGTTGGATGCTGATGAAGCGTGGAGTTAAAATAGTACCGATTTATTTTCATAGTTTTCCCTTTACCAGTGATAGGGCTAAAGAGAAGGTTATTGATTTAGCTGAGACTTTGGCTACTTACCAAGGGGAGACCAAATTACATGTTGTTCACTTTACCGATATTCAGACAGAGATGAATGACAAATGTCCAGCTGAATTGACTACGATTATTATGAGAAGGATTATGATGAGAATTGCTGAGCAAATCACCTTAAATAATGGAGGAAAGTCTTTATTGACAGGTGAAAGTATGGGTCAGGTTGCAAGTCAGACTATGGAATCGATGTATGTTACTAATATGGTCCCAGAGATGCCTGTCTTCAGACCATTGATTGGCTTAGATAAGGTTGAAATTATTGAAATTGCCAAAAGAATTGGTACTTATGAAACTTCAATTCAACCTTATGAGGATTGCTGTACAGTCTTTGTTCCAGAGAAGCCAGCTACTAAAGCTACTCCAGAGGATGTGGAAGAAGGAGAGAAGGATTTACATATAGATGATTTGATTGAGAAGGCTATTGATGAGGTAGAGGTTATTACTATAAATCCATATAAATAA